tgtcaatGACCCCTGAGCCTGGACACAGACTGCTCATTGAGCTTTAGTTTGTCTATGCCCAAGGCCTCAGCTTGTTCCTGGATCTTTTCAAAAGCTGTGTTGACGCAACTTCTGCAGTCTAAGAACAAGTTTGTCCTGCAGCCTTCTGACGAAAGTCTCAAGGTAACACTTGTAGAGGTTGTCCCATGACATCCCTCAGATTCTCTATTACCAGGGAAAACGCTATTAATTCATTACAAGAGACTAAACTTGAACTCAAGTATGACCACTATATCGTTCTATCCTCAAAAGTGACTAAAAGAAACCTAATTTACGATGAGAGCGATGAATCACTGAGACAGGGGATAAGCAATGcttgcaaatattttttttttttcttcattttttcataatATTATTGTAATTAGACTCTTTTCATACTATTAAGGTGACAaaaagcacacagtacacacattGCTTTTGAATTTCTGTTGTGAGCCTGCTGTAACTCACCTGGATGTTGAGGCTACGCAGCACAGCATTGATGCTGAGCAGGTTTCTGATGGAGTTATCTATGTGGCTGTGCAGTGCTGTGTTGGTGACTGAGGTACGTAGCAAGTTGAGGGCCTGTTGTAAGAGCCATAAGCCAGACTGCACCTCCTCGGCTTGCTCCAATGCcttgccaaaaaaacaaagaaagcgAGAACAGAAAGGAGAGTCTCATTAAAAGCCACAGGGAACAAAGGAAACAGGTATTCAGCGCTGTCATTAGAAATTAACTAAATTACACACTAAAAGGCAGCATGTTTCTATGAACTCTATTACACCTTATAGCTAATACATCTATCTATATCTAAATATGTTGTCAGCTGTTCTAACATTCAACTGTTTTCAGTGATTActtacatttttcttctccCAGACATCAAATTCAACTCTGGTTTGGGGAACAGTGACAGATTCTGACAGGCTACATCCTTCTCTACATGACTTCTACGAAAAACAAGAGAGTAATAGTGTTAATGTTTGGGGTACTTTGATGTAATGGTACATCAAATGTTCAGTATGGTTGATTCCAGGACCACGGTATCGCTGGCGAATGCTTCGGCCTCCTGGCAGATCTAAGTGCATGCATACATTTTTCTCTCACCATAGCGACTTCTGCGTCTCGTGCTTCCTTAATGAAATGGTTCAGGACCCTCAGGTCACAGATTGGCCTCAGCGGTGATGGTAGGCCTGGCCGAGTCCACTCCAACAGCATCAACAGCAAGGCAAGCAGTCCTGCCAtcacagatacaaaaaaaatcacagtcaCTCAAAGGCCAGTTAATATGGAATCTAAATGAAAATGAGCTGATTTGCGTTAGCAAGTAGCCAATAAGCCACAGCCGTGAGACAAAATGTGGAATACCtttgaaatgtgtatttatgtggaCTCACGTTTGTCTAAATCTCCGTGAGAATTAACTTTTGTCGCATCTGTCCCTAAAATGCTACTTCAGAAACACTAGACAACACTAAATCCTGCTGGGTTATATTTGTTAATAGCTTTTTGTTACGCTAAcacttaaatgcacagtatgtaattccCAACACCAGGGGTCTcccaatcaaaacaaaagatgtaagtaGTGTCATGCAggttgtctttattgttaatcCACCGACATTGCCACTGAAAATCCATCTATATGACAATGTGATGTTATGTCTTAAAAACTCATGTCTTCAAGTAAACGCGCATGCTCAGGCATTTCTGCCATATGGCGGTCAAAGCTTGCACAAGCGTCACACACAATGCAGAGCAGTGACAGCATGCTAAACTAACATAAGCTGATGTGCTGTGtaagcagtgtaaacaccaatgCTACAGTGTGCAGCAGTTACAGGTTGCTTTTAGAGACACcgttcaccctattacaagacactgtaccatcaaaatgattaaagCTATAATTTTCAGGTAAAAAGGTTACATAATGTTAAATCTAGCTCACCATCAGAACTTATCAttgccattaaaaaaatgtcattaatttatATTTCGCCAATTTATGAAAACTCTCTTTCAGTACTTGAGCAATATTGACTTTTACCCACCATCCTCCTCTAGTGAGGTCAGTTGTGATCTTTCAAGATTAAATATGTGATATTACATCTGGTGACTCGTTGATGCAACTCACATATGGTCTGAGGCCTTCAGGGGTATCATCATATCTACTTAATTCCACTATCGTTGTCTCATGACCTCTTCAGATCCAGATTTTAATCAGATAGCAAAGTATATATGAGAGCAAATACGAATGTTGCAGATATCTTTAACAGATTTCTGTCCGTCCACTGTGAGTTTGAGTTGATTTTTAGCGCTGTATCATGTTAATACCAACATGATTAAGCAGTTTCTCATCCATTTAGTTTCATTCTTGCACATGACACCAAAGAAACCATGTGATATCCTGGATTCTGAATAGAAACCTGCAGATATTATGACAGTGCAGAAATTACCGTTTCCTTGTTTAACCCTTAGGGTTGTTCTATAATTAGGCCATTAATCAGCCTTTTTCAGAAATGTAGATTTTACTCAATGACCACGAAAGAAACTTCTAACATCCATTGAAAGCACGCTCTGAACATTAAGGATATACTTGTCAATGAGACTGGTTCTAGTGTTGTGGGTCATGTGGACCTCCAGCCCTTTTCCTCCGTGCCACATGCTGAATGCTTTCTTTCACAGCAGCCTGGATGTGTGACGCAGATGGATGATAGAAAATACAGATGATCTTCCCAGGCAGACAGGTCTGATACAGGCTAGATCAAGTTCCCACACTCCCACACATTAGCACAAATTGACCTGAACTGCAAAAAAGGTTACACTAATATTGCAGGTTTGTGACTGCATCACTGAGAACTAATAAGAAATAACATCAAGAATTTTAATGTCATTTCTAGTAGTACGTTAGCAGTGGTACTTTAAGAGGTCAATAGTATAATCAGTTTAACCTCCATGCCCCCTTTTCTGTGACGTCAACGTCATGGAGGAGACTGCCAATGACACATAGGATCAGTCTGTGTCTATAAAACTACACATCTGACTCATACCACCCACATTTCACAGAAACCTAATGTATGTACATATTACCGCACACAGTCCCACTGCTACCATTGCTCCATGCGAATTAGTAACAGTACAGCGCAAGAGCAAGCCCCTATAATCCCTGAAGACTTTCAGTCTAGTAAATATGCACATACACCAAGGTGTCGCCAGGTGTGTAACATTTAACAGTACATGCCTTGGACATGAATTTTCAAAGAGTCAGTCATAGGCTCATTGAAAATACTTATTTACCCATACTGAATACAGGATGTAAGCATAGCAGGAAGTGTACACTGAGTGGGACTAATGACAAAGCATTTCACACCAGGAATAAATCTACTACACTGGGTCTGTATGCATTCAGTGagctggctgctggctgctccACTTTACTTAGATGTTGGTAAACTTACTGAGAAAAATCAGATCCCAGTGTGATCCCAAGTTTACCTAACATACACCAAATCATTTAGCAGTTTCAGAGGCGACATGAGGCCTGCACAGACGATCTAATGGCACTCATTTCCAATCAATCTGACATTTTCCAAAACGTGGTCACTTCGTTGAATAAGTGTGTGTGACTCAGCTTGAGGATTATCTGTGACCCTTTCAACTCTGCCATTGCCTACGTGAGAATGCATCAATCTacactacagacacacacactctctctcctttctcacCAACGTGGTGGAATTTGCAGTCCAGGGCTGTAGCCACACTACAAGTTAACAGCTTTGTCTGCCAACATCAGCTGCCAAAACCATGTTGCTATTTTAAATTGGAAGCTGTAGTCCACAAGTGGCAGTACTTTGGATAATGGAAAGCCTCACACCAGGTATGTGACTGATGCTTTGGAAAGGTGGCCGGATGCTCACGTGAGATGATGCCTTTGACATGTGCTATTTTAGCTAACAATATCAAACAGGTGCGCAGAAAGAGCTCCGACATATTTAAACCATGTAGTCGGCATGGTGCTGATAATAATGAGAAGGACATACTATTTAAGGTTCACCTCAATCATGAGATGGTTGCCTTTGAATGCTTTGTGACCTCCTCTCTATTTTGAACAGGTCTTCCCCATGACAAAGTGAAGAGAAGCTCTCGGATAACACAGGTGTGACATCATTTCCTGTTCAGCTTTGCTGGAATCCCTTATAACTGTCCACCCTGGATAACCCTTTACTCTCTTCTGCTGACATAAGTATGTGACAATTGTGGCGAAAATTGCAGATTCAGCTTTTGCATTCAGTACCCTTAAATTTTCCAGTTTGCTGCGTCATGCTAGAGAAGAATGACTCATAATGTAATTTCCCTGTGAAACAGTGGCTTACAGTAACCGGAAAAAATCCATCTTCAGCATTAGTGAGAATCAAACCAACAGCTCTGACAGGTTTAGTGCCTTGCCACCCCAGTAAGGTTCAGGACCAACATAATGCCTCGTATCAgctttaaaatattgtgtttttaaactgaatAGTGTTGATTCTCTTATAATTAGGTCAGAGTAATCTGGTTTCATTTAGAGGTAAATCCAAGTGATTAATGGCTATTTCAAGGATTAAAATGTTGCAGCACAGCCTAATGTACAGCAGCCTTCTAGGAACTGACATTACACAATCCATTTCCATTAACTGCAGTGTATAAACACAATCCTGAAGTATGCAGAGATAGGTCTGACAGCGTGTAGGATGTGGAGCCTGACACAACTTTTTGGAAAACAGGCATAACTATTCAAAGAAACCCAGACCTCCAGAGACTCCTCATATAATGTCAAGATCCACCGGTACACATACATGTGAATAGTACGCGACATCCATACATCATCAACGTGATAAACGTGCTGTAATGGTTGTAAAACACTGACCATACAGACTGATGGAGCGCACAGTTAATGCACGCCAAGTAACGCACCAGACTAGATAATATCATAAGTGCTCTTACCTCTACCCTTTTTCTGCAACATTCGCAAACAGGTGCCGcatcttttaaaaacattgtgaaaggaTTCAATAAAAGCTCAAGCTTCACGGCTCACTTAAAGGCACCGGTCAAATCCTGGAAGTCCAGCATACAGCCATGTGCGCTGGTCCCAGCGCTAGTCCTGCCGGCATCAAAAAGATCTACGCTGCGGGTGAGAGCAGTCACCTACCAGACTTTGCATCACTGCTGTGCTTTGGCAAAACCTTTTATTTACCTCCCCTAAGGATAAACCGATAACGCGATAGCCCGCAAGGACGAGGGCGCGCCTTTTTACGCACCACGGTGAGCGATTAAACATCAACCCATGCAGTCCCCCCTTTGCGTAAAGCGTGAAAATTGACTAACTACTAAAGCCAGtgtacagagaaaaaaatcatgaagGCATGTCCATAACTCACTGGGAAACTCCATAGCGGTATCCGCAGAGCCCCTCACAGGGTCCTCGCGGTTTGGCCCATAGGTCCGTCTATTGCCCATTAATTGGAAACGAAGCTCTTTTGTGGATCTCCTGCACTTATCCGGTAGGTGTTTCTAAAAACTGATCccgtttgatttgtttattgatgactttgaaaataaagttgCATTGTTTCTAGGATGACAATCTAAACTACCTCCTCCCTTAaggcaaaaatgttttctttcattgttaTCCAAATAATAGGCTATCCCTGTTTAGAAAACATTTGGCCTAAAAAGTAAATAGTCTCAAAAAAAGCCGTGCGGAGACTTCCCATCCATTGTTTGGATGGTTTTCAGAAACGGTCATTACAgtagtatttgttttgttttattttcttcttaaaCGATCCTATGATTTAGAATAAATATTACGTGAGCGATTTAGTTCTGATTGTCAGAATCACACGTTTTTAATACAGGACTATCATTCACTATCACTGACATCTATCATGTGCCAGGGCGCATTCAGTGACCAGATGATGCCACACAGAACTCAAGTGTCATGTGTCCGGGTCCAGGGAGAATTATTTTTGCAGGGTAAGACACGTTAGTTAACGGCACGTGCCATTATAAAGTAGATGTTACTGTATAATGTGATAGAAGGAAAAGCATGTTTAATTACAACACAGATGTGTTGAAGGAACTGCAccaaggagacagacaggagagctTAAAGAAAGAGGAGTCAGTCAGATTCAGGAGAACAATGAGGAGGGAAGGAACTCTAAAAGCTTCCATCATCACAGGCAGCACACTGGACAATAAAGCTGTTAATAGCAGGTTTGAATGCTGATGGTAGGGACAGTAATGGCCTATTTCATACAGGGGAGACCCCTTGTATGTGGTATGTTCTGATGACTACTCTGTAAGGTATATATGGTCACTAATATGCAGACAGGagacaaattaaaggaacaaCCTCAATGAAGGATTGGAGAGACTAAATGAATGCAGATGCTCAGAATAATTTGATGTGCATGACAATGATGTGATTCACATGCTGTGGTTTTTGCAGTGGCTTGTGGGGGAATATCATTTGAAGAACGGTGGTCATCACCGCAGGGGAGTTCAGAGACATGGACGATTATGAGCACTGAAGCTGTTCTGGAGGCTGAAGCTGTCATAATGAAACAACACCTTTTAGTGACacttaatgttgtttttttcctttttatctgtcacctttctttatgtttctaATACTGAAGATACATTTACGTCTTCTGTAGTGGCTGAGGCCTTCTTGGTGGATTTCTCCTGTACTCGTGGTTAGAGGTAGAGTCACTGACTTCACTATTTTTCATCCAGTATGACCTGTGGTGTCAAAATTGGGGTTAAAAGGATTTTAATGAATGTAGTTGAGGCAAACACTTTAAAGGCATACTACGCAGAAtttgtcagctgctgtttgttaacCCACCATTCAAAAGCATTAGTATTTGTCTCAACAACCAACAATCTGCACGGTTTTGGCTAGAGTTATGTTACGTACGTGATGCACATTatgcaagttaaaaaaaaaatctcactgattgacttttggtttcatgtGGGACACGAACAGCTGTCTCCaaggtgaaagtcctgtgttgtTTGAGCTGTCAATCcaccccacctcctccatctgCCTCCTAAactacatcacctgacttcTTCCTTTGCGCCCCGCATAATTTCTACAACCACGAGGGGTCACCACCTAACAATAAACGTAAATATGAGTCGTACTATGCTGCGTGCACATTCGACCTATAGAGCTGATTTTCTAATGAGGACGAGCTGACCTTGAACAAGTATTCGCATCAAACCTATTCAACGTATGAGAAGTCAACATGGTGGCAGAACAAGTCCACTTGAAACACTATGTCCCACTGAAGCACACCTGAGTACAAAAGGATACCAGAGtattgttttacaaaccaatgCTAGCCATCGAGAACACTAACAATGTGGCTTAAGAGTTGTAAAGCTACCGATTATGACTTTAATCCCAAAGGATTTTTcggattgtgggaggaagccggagtaCCCGGAGAGaatccacacagacacatcagtGGGGTCAATATGAAGATGTTGTGAGCACTTTCTTCCTATGGCCGCCTAAGGGAGCTCCAGATCATTATCAGTCATGCTTGATATGTAGTATATTGGCGGATAAACTGAATTCTGAACTCTGACAACATCTTGCTGATGATTGGCCTGATGGCCAGTAGACACTGACTAAAGGAAAACttaaactgtatttaagtaACTTCTCTCACAATAAAAAGACAACTTTTCCACCagcaagattttttttcaaaatagaGTAACTACTACAAGATGTAGACTCTTTCAAGGGATCTGTTCATGTACAGCGCGAGTGTTGGAGTTCATCCATGGAAGCATTCTTAGAATAGTTAACACTCAATAAGGCTTCCTCGtgatacaataaaacaaataggCCAAGGACAAACATAGGAGCCAGGGTGGCATTACTGTCTCAGGTGCATTTTATTAGACTAATGGATGTGGTTAGGTGTCATTCCATATGAAGTTAACAATATTATGTAATGCAATGTAACTTATATTATCCAATTATGACTATGCATGACTTGAACAATGTTATACTGCAACTGTCTTCTCTGGATGTGTTTATGTAGCATATCAACCTGACCCCTGAAAGACCCTCTGGAGCCAGAGAAAAGGAAATGTATAGAAATTTCCTGGAAGTCCCCTTAGTGTGTCATAAAGGAAGGGGTGTCTTCCAGGGGTTAACAGGAGGCTTTTACATCAGACAGGATAGGTATGTTTGCATATGCATTACTAGGAGCCAACATGCCATGTCAAGTGACACACATAGCTTCACTTACACAAATACTTGGAAACACTGATAAGTTATCAAGCCTACACGTTTGCCTGCTTACCATTTCATAAGCCTATGCAAGGTGTATGTGTACACAagtgcatgcacacataaaTCGGTGAGTGGGTGTAATATAGAAAATTATTGAAAGTGTTTAAATTGCATAAAGAAGTGATTGACAATATCAATCTGTGTCTGATGACAATATCA
This is a stretch of genomic DNA from Pagrus major chromosome 10, Pma_NU_1.0. It encodes these proteins:
- the epoa gene encoding erythropoietin → MLQKKGRGLLALLLMLLEWTRPGLPSPLRPICDLRVLNHFIKEARDAEVAMKSCREGCSLSESVTVPQTRVEFDVWEKKNALEQAEEVQSGLWLLQQALNLLRTSVTNTALHSHIDNSIRNLLSINAVLRSLNIQEYTPPASAAGLEGTWRVSSAADLLQVHVNFLRGKVRLLLLDAQACQQDVS